The region GGCTGGTTCCACAGTCATCGCACGCACATCGACCGCCGGCTGCGATTGGAGGTGGGCCGTGGCGCCATTGCCCGCTACGTGGTCAGCCAGAAGGATCTGCCGGCATTTCGGTTCGTGGATCTGTATCGCACGATCGACGCTCACCTGGCCTCGGTCGACGGCGTGCGGAGCATCGAATCCGACAACAGCGAGAGCCTGAACAAGCTGTTGCACGGCCGTGGCAATCGCTGGGATTCGCGCCGAATCACCAAGTCCCCGCGCACGGCGTGGACCGTCGGCCCCGATGAAGAGGTCTTCCTCCCGATCGATCGCTACTGGATGTTTCCCGACGGCGCGGCGGCCGCGCGGGCCATCATCCGGCTGCGCTACGACCGGGAGCACGAAACGGCGGTGCTCGCGTTGGCCGGGATCGACTCGGATCGGGTCGACGCGCTGCTCAAGCGGCTGATCGCCGACAGTGTCGCCACCTCGATCTATCGCGAGCGGTTGCTCACCCTGTCCTTCGAATCGGGAGCGCGCGATCAGTTTGGCGACGTCGAGAAGGCGGAGCGCCTGCGGGTCAGCTTCGCGGTCGCCGCGCCGGTGTCGCGGGGCGAATTCGTGGTCGACCAGGAACTGCACAAGCTGCTGTGGCGCAACGTCGTGGACCTCCACGAGCGGCGCCAGGTTCTCAAGACACACGGCGTCCCGATCCGCCGCGGAGTCCTGCTGTACGGGCCGCCGGGAACCGGGAAGACGTTCGCCTGCCGTTACCTCTGCGGGCAGTTGCCCGACACCACCCGCATCGTGGTTGCCGGCAGCGCGCTGAATCGGATCGGCCAGTTGTTCGATTTTGCCCGTACCTATCAACCGTCGGTGGTGATCCTGGAGGACGTCGATCTCGCCTTCGCCGCCCGCGACATCAGCCTCTACTCCTCGTCGCTGGGCGATCTGCTCGACCGGATGGATGGCCTGCGCCCGTCCGACGACGTTGGAGTGATCCTGACCACCAATTCGATTGAACGCCTGGAAGCCGCGATCAAGGACCGTCCGGGGCGCATCAGCCAGTGCGTGTACTTCGGACCGCCCGGCGACACCCTACGCCGCCGCTACCTGGAGCAGTATGCCAGGGAGTACGACTACGCCGCGACCGACGTGGAGCGGCTGGTCGCGATGAGCGACGGCGCGACTCCGGCGTTCATAAAGGAGTGGGTCCATCGCACCGTGCAGATTGCGACCGAAGACCTGGACGGCGAGGCGCGCCTCCGCCTGTCGCAGGGCGCCTTCCAGGAGGCATTCGACGAGATGAAGCGCGCCGGCGACTCATCGGCCCGCATCGTCGGCTTCCTTGCGGAATGACCCTCCAGGTCGGTCTCCACCAACCGCGCGCGCCAGGCATGCCCAACCGCGAAGGGTGAGTTCCGGGCCAGCGACCGTACCGGCCACCGGCTGCCTGCCGAGTTCGGCGAGCGGTTCCTTGACATCGGCCATGGCTCACCCTACCCTGCCACGGTCCCGCCGCCCGTCACCCGGGCGCCGCGGAACACATTCAGGAGGATCCCTTTGAAACGAATCGCGCTACTGGCCGCGCTCATGGTGTGCGCGGCGCCGCTGCTGCTGACCGCCGGCGGCACCGACGAATCGGCTTCCGGCGGCGACACCGCCGCCGCCGCGGCAAGCCAGAGTTCCGACCGGGTACGGCTGCCGATCGGCCAGTACAACATGGACGACTACGTAGCCCGCACCCGTGCCGAGATCACCTTTTCCGAGTCGCCCTTCCTGGCCGGCAAGGGCTTGCCCCCGGTCGAGGAGCGGCTGCCCGACAACCCGGTGGTGATGGAGACCTGGGTGGAGGACGGCAAGTACGGCGGCACCCTGACCTGGACCGAGTACACCATCGACTACGACCACTACCTGCGCCACCTGAACGCGGTGCAGCTCATGGAGATCGCGCCCTCGGCGAGCAACCACCGCTACAACTTCGTCGGCGCCGAGATCCAGCCCTCGGTCCTGGAGCGCTGGGAGCAGAACGACGCGGCCGACGAGTTCACCTTCACCATCCGCAAGGGGCTGAAGTGGTCGGACGGCGTCCCGGTCACCACCGAGGACGTGCGCTACGCGTTCGAGGACAACTACTTCAACGAGGAGATCACCCCCACCCTGCCGACCTGGGCGAAGTGGGGCGGCGAGCCGGTCAAGCTGTCGATCGTCGACGACTACACCTTCTCGCTGAGCTTTGCCAAGCCGTACGGCCTGTTCCTGAGCGAGCTCACCGGGCGGGCGCCGGGCCACTTCATGCGCGCGGCCCACTACATGAAGCAGTTCCACACCGCCTACACCGACATCGAGGATATCGAGGACGTGATGAAGGAGCAGGGCTACTCCGCCGAGGAGTGGGGCAAGTTCTACAACTCCTTCGACGTGCTCAGCCAGACCGCGGCCAGTTACGTCCCCACGCGCTATCCGAACGCCATCGAGGCGCCGTCGCTGCATCCCTGGAACGTGGTCGACGAGCCCAACCCGAGCGAGTTCATCCTGGAGCGCAACCCCTACTTCTACAAGATCGACCCGACCGGCAAGCAGCTCCCCTACATCGACCGCGGCCACCGCATCTTCGTCACCGACCTGGAGGTGATGACCGCCAAGATTGTCGCCGGCGAGACCGACCTGCAGTTCCAGTTCATCCGCCTCGGCGACTTCCCGCTGTTCAAGTCCAACGAGGAGAAGGGCGGCTACCGCACCCTGGCGCTGCCGGCGTGGCAGGACCAGCTCCTGATCTACTTTGCCTCGCTCACCCCCGAGGACCAGGTGTACGCCGAGATCGTGCAGGACAAGCGCTTCCGGCAGGCGGTGTCGATGGCGATCGACCGCACCGAGGTAAAGAAGTCGGTGTTCCTGGACTTCGGGCGCGAGGCGCAGTATGCGCCGCCCAAGGGCTCGGACGTCTGGGAGCAGTACATGGACGACGCCTACATGCAGTACGACGTGGACGCGGCCAACGCGCTGCTCGACGAGATGGGCCTGCAGTGGGACGACAAGAGAGAATACCGGCTGATGCCGGACGGCCGCCGGCTGGCGATTCCGTTCACCTACTATGAAGTGACCCCGACCGCCACCCCCGGCGCCGAGCTGTTTCCGGAGTTCATGAAGCCGATCGGCATCGATACCCAGATCAAGCAGGTGGACGGACGCCTTTACTGGAGCCAGAACCGCGCCTTCGAGATCCACTTCGCCGACTGGTGGCTGCCGGTGCAGTACATGCACATCTACGGCCCCGCGTTCTTCAGCGTGACCGCGTTCGGCTGGCACAACTGGATCGCGACCGACGGCGAGGCCGGCACCGAGCCGCCCGACGACGTGAAGCGGCTGTACGAGCTCAAGGAGATCATGCAGTCCACCGGCGACGCGGCCGAACGCCAGGCCGCCCACAAGGAGATCTGGGAGAGCCAGGCCGAGAACGTCTGGGTAATCGGCACGGTCGCCGCCGCCCCGGTGCCGTTCGTGTACAACGCCAAGCTCGGCAACATCGAGAACGCCGAGGCGGAGGGCTACTACTCGGTGGTGGTGGGCGACGCCGCCGAGCAGTGGTTCTGGAAGGAGTAGCGCAGGCCTGAGGAGTCCGCCGCGCGCGGTCCGGGGTGCAACTCCCGGCGCGCGCGGCGCCGACCCGCCCGGAGCGCCGCCGGAATGCTGGACTATGTGACCCGCCGCTTCGTGTACATGCTGCTGATGATCGCGGCCATGTCGCTGGTGGCGTTCATCATCATCCAGCTCCCGCCCGGCGACTACCTGACCATGTACGTGCGCCAGCTCGAGGCGAGCGGCGAGATACTGGACGAGTCGGAGATCGAGTCGCTGCGCCGCCAGTACGGACTCGACCAGCCGCAGCACATCCGCTACCTGAAGTGGGTGGGCGGCATGTTCCGCGGCGACTTCGGGCGCTCGGTGCAGTGGCACAAGTCGGTGATCGACCTGGTCGGCGAGCGGCTGCTGCTCACCATCGTGATCAGCCTCGGCGCCACGGTGTTCACCTACGCGGTGGCGGTGTCAGTGGGGATCTACTCCGCCACCCACCAGTACTCGCTTTTCGACTACTCGGTCACGATAGTGGGCTTCGTGGGCCTGGCCACGCCCAATTTCCTGCTCGCCCTGGTGCTGATGATCGTGTTCAACAACGCGTTCGGCATCTCCATCGGCGGGCTGTTCTCGCCGGAGTACTCCACCGCGCCGTGGTCGCTGGGCAAGGTCTGGGACATGATCAAGCACCTGCCGGTGCCGATCATCGTGCTCGGCACCGCCGGCACCGCCGGCGTGATCCGGGTGATGCGCGGCATGCTGCTCGACGAGTTGCGCAAGCAGTACGTGATCACCGCGCGCACCAAGGGCCTGTCGGAGAGCCGGCTGCTGTTCCGCTACCCGGTGCGGCTGGCCCTCAACCCGATCGTCAGCACGGTGGGCTGGGTGCTGCCGGCGATCGTCTCCGGCGACACTATCACCGCGCTGGTGCTGAGCCTGCCCACCGTCGGCCCGCTGCTGTTCCGCGCCCTGCTCACCGAGGACATGTACCTG is a window of Spirochaetaceae bacterium DNA encoding:
- a CDS encoding ABC transporter permease, encoding MLDYVTRRFVYMLLMIAAMSLVAFIIIQLPPGDYLTMYVRQLEASGEILDESEIESLRRQYGLDQPQHIRYLKWVGGMFRGDFGRSVQWHKSVIDLVGERLLLTIVISLGATVFTYAVAVSVGIYSATHQYSLFDYSVTIVGFVGLATPNFLLALVLMIVFNNAFGISIGGLFSPEYSTAPWSLGKVWDMIKHLPVPIIVLGTAGTAGVIRVMRGMLLDELRKQYVITARTKGLSESRLLFRYPVRLALNPIVSTVGWVLPAIVSGDTITALVLSLPTVGPLLFRALLTEDMYLAGTIVMFLCFLTIIGMFVSDMILAAIDPRIRFEKANVT
- a CDS encoding ATP-binding protein, whose protein sequence is MIRGAGRRRWPWSWMRGWFHSHRTHIDRRLRLEVGRGAIARYVVSQKDLPAFRFVDLYRTIDAHLASVDGVRSIESDNSESLNKLLHGRGNRWDSRRITKSPRTAWTVGPDEEVFLPIDRYWMFPDGAAAARAIIRLRYDREHETAVLALAGIDSDRVDALLKRLIADSVATSIYRERLLTLSFESGARDQFGDVEKAERLRVSFAVAAPVSRGEFVVDQELHKLLWRNVVDLHERRQVLKTHGVPIRRGVLLYGPPGTGKTFACRYLCGQLPDTTRIVVAGSALNRIGQLFDFARTYQPSVVILEDVDLAFAARDISLYSSSLGDLLDRMDGLRPSDDVGVILTTNSIERLEAAIKDRPGRISQCVYFGPPGDTLRRRYLEQYAREYDYAATDVERLVAMSDGATPAFIKEWVHRTVQIATEDLDGEARLRLSQGAFQEAFDEMKRAGDSSARIVGFLAE
- a CDS encoding ABC transporter substrate-binding protein, with the protein product MKRIALLAALMVCAAPLLLTAGGTDESASGGDTAAAAASQSSDRVRLPIGQYNMDDYVARTRAEITFSESPFLAGKGLPPVEERLPDNPVVMETWVEDGKYGGTLTWTEYTIDYDHYLRHLNAVQLMEIAPSASNHRYNFVGAEIQPSVLERWEQNDAADEFTFTIRKGLKWSDGVPVTTEDVRYAFEDNYFNEEITPTLPTWAKWGGEPVKLSIVDDYTFSLSFAKPYGLFLSELTGRAPGHFMRAAHYMKQFHTAYTDIEDIEDVMKEQGYSAEEWGKFYNSFDVLSQTAASYVPTRYPNAIEAPSLHPWNVVDEPNPSEFILERNPYFYKIDPTGKQLPYIDRGHRIFVTDLEVMTAKIVAGETDLQFQFIRLGDFPLFKSNEEKGGYRTLALPAWQDQLLIYFASLTPEDQVYAEIVQDKRFRQAVSMAIDRTEVKKSVFLDFGREAQYAPPKGSDVWEQYMDDAYMQYDVDAANALLDEMGLQWDDKREYRLMPDGRRLAIPFTYYEVTPTATPGAELFPEFMKPIGIDTQIKQVDGRLYWSQNRAFEIHFADWWLPVQYMHIYGPAFFSVTAFGWHNWIATDGEAGTEPPDDVKRLYELKEIMQSTGDAAERQAAHKEIWESQAENVWVIGTVAAAPVPFVYNAKLGNIENAEAEGYYSVVVGDAAEQWFWKE